The DNA window AAATATCTTATGCTATTCATTTTTAAACGCAGTAGACTTCAATAGAGTTAAGAAATGGCTCAGATAACATCCAACgcagatataaagtaaaaaaaatacagTTTAGTCACAATGTCAGCAGACCAGAAATAGTTCAAATTGGAAGGCAAATCATAATCTATTGCTGGGAAAAACCCTCACCACATTCAGAATTTAGGAGCACTAAACATTCAAGTACAAGTCTATCATGAACATAAATGTCTGAGTAAAGACTTCAATCTTTCCTTAGCTCCATGAATTCACGATGAATACCACTGGCATTTAGGATGACAATTTCAATGCTATCCCCCTGTAAAACCATACATCCAAAGTAAGTTTAGAGCTTGTCTTAATGTCAAATGACAATTATGTAAAAGAACCCAAATTTTCTGCAGTCAAAATAACCCTGCATTCACAGTCATGAGATTTCCACCGCCAGATTTTAATAGGACAGCTTCTTTTTCGGCTTTGCATATAAGGGTCTCAAACACCAAGTCAAAATATGGATTGTTTGATATAGATTGAACGACTCGAATCCGCAATAGTGTGAATGTGATTTGGCAGACAATACATTTTCACGTGTAAACAAACTTACAGTGTATATATCTCTCTCAGATGCAGATGCAAAAACAGTTTTGACCAGATCAACTGCTTCTGTTTCAGACAGTGGAGTAACAGCATCCTGCAAAAAAGAACATATTTTAATGTAGAGGTGTAACTCAAACAGGATTTAAACCATGGAATATTTCAACTAAAACACCAATTTAAGAACTTCACCTGGGCAGGCAAAAGGAGTGGGCTGGGGGACTTCAGTTGGTTATCAAGAAAAGGCATAATGAGGGTGGATCCAGAACCCTGAGAGCTATATCCCACCCTCTCATAGGAACCAACAGCATCATATGTGAAGACGCATCCCTTTCCTATTTTAGGTTGAAGTAGAAGTCAGAGTGAGCAAATACAAAATAGGATATGAACAATAAAAGAAAGCTGGAAATAGCACCTTCACTGTCAAGGCCGCCCAACACATTGAAAGAGTAATAAGGAAAGAAGCGTTTGTAATAAAGTGTGTTTGAAAGCAACTGAGCCATTGCAGGGCAGCTCATTTGCTTGTTGTGTTGATGCTGATATGTCTGCATTCATATTCAACAGTGTCATTTCAACCAGAAGAATGCAACAATTTATGAATCAAACAACACAATTTTCACTAAATTTCTAACTAACATCTGACAACATAGATAATCAGGTTATATGTGTTGATAAAAGGCTAGAAGCTTTAATAAATGATGCAATGCAATTAGTATCATCAAATCAATCAAGCACAACATTCCAAAAACTTTTCAATATTCTTACATCTTAAAATAAACATTGAGCAAATTTTAAAATCTGTTATGTCGCAAAGTAATATTTCCAAAAAAGATATACAGTACAGAGTGAGGAAAGTCCAACTGATACACTAAGCATGTGTTTGGCAACTCATTTGCAGGATATTTCCCGCGTCTCTATGCAAAGAAAACATGAAAAAGTTAGAAGCTCGAGTTAGGAGCATTGGCCAGA is part of the Vicia villosa cultivar HV-30 ecotype Madison, WI linkage group LG2, Vvil1.0, whole genome shotgun sequence genome and encodes:
- the LOC131653974 gene encoding proteasome subunit beta type-1, whose product is MTKQHANWSPYDNNGGSCVAVAGSDYCVIAADTRMSSGYNILTRDYSKISHLAEKCVMASSGFQADVKALQKVLSARHLTYQHQHNKQMSCPAMAQLLSNTLYYKRFFPYYSFNVLGGLDSEGKGCVFTYDAVGSYERVGYSSQGSGSTLIMPFLDNQLKSPSPLLLPAQDAVTPLSETEAVDLVKTVFASASERDIYTGDSIEIVILNASGIHREFMELRKD